The Synechococcales cyanobacterium T60_A2020_003 genomic sequence GGCATGGTCTACACCCCGGACGAGATCCGCGCCTTGGCAGAGGTGATTGTTGAAACCGGAATCTGGGTCGTCTCTGACGAAATCTACAGCAAAATTCTCTACGATGATGCCCAGCATCTCAGCATTGGCGCGGTTAGTCCGGCAGTGTTCGATCGCACGATTATCAGCAGTGGATTTGCCAAAGCCTACGCCATGACCGGGTGGCGCATTGGGTTCCTGGCAGGGCCGTTAGAGCTAATTAAGGCAGCATCCCGGATTCAAGGTCACAGCACCTCTAATGTGTGTACCTTCGCCCAGTATGGGGCGATCGCCGCCTGTGAAGGCCCCCAGGACTGCGTACAGACGATGCTGGATGCGTTCTCAAAGCGGCGAGTAGTCATGTACGACGCTCTCAATTCGATTCCGGGTCTAAGCTGTCCTAAACCGGATGGTGCATTTTACATGTTCACCAACATCAGCAAAACGGGCATGACCTCGATGGAGTTTTGCAATGCGCTATTGGAACAACAGCAGGTGGCGGCGATTCCGGGGGTAGCGTTTGGTGTCGATGATCATATCCGGTTGTCCTACGCGACCGATCTAGACACTATCCAAAAGGGGATGGATCGTTTAGCATCCTTTGTGGCACCCCTGTAGACCCTCGTTATGGTTTGAATCCCATGAGTCTTCTTGGCAACATTATCTGGCTAATTTTTGGGGGCTTTGTAGCAGGTCTTGGCTATATTCTGGGGGGAATGTTGGTCTGCTTGACAATCATCGGCATTCCCTTTGGCCTAGTCGCCATCAAGCTGGGAGTAGCAACAATGGCTCCCTTTGGCCGCGAGATTGTGGTCACGGAGAATGCGGGAAGCATGCTGTCCATGATTTTTAACATCATTTGGGTAATTGTGATTGGATGGGGAATTGCTTTAGCTCACCTGACCTCAGGCTTAATCCTCGCCATCACGATCATCGGGATTCCTTTCGCAATGCAACATTTCAAACTAATTCCCCTCGCCCTCTTTCCCTTTGGGCGTGAGTTACGATAACCGTCTGCGTATATCTCATCGATTCACTGAACCATGACCGACTCTGCCGCTGCACCCCGCACTGAAACCGATAGCATGGGAGCCATTGAGGTTCCGGGCGATCGCTACTGGGGTGCCCAAACTCAGCGATCGCTGATCCACTTTGCCATT encodes the following:
- a CDS encoding pyridoxal phosphate-dependent aminotransferase, yielding MKLTARVQQVPASITLAISAKAKAMKAEGIDVCSFSAGEPDFDTPKHICEAAKKALDEGKTRYGPAAGEPKLREAIAQKLKADDNLEYAPENIIVTNGGKHSLFNLMMALIETGDEVIIPAPYWLSYPEMVKLAEGTPVIVNTDASTGLKITPAQLRQAITPRTKLLILNSPSNPSGMVYTPDEIRALAEVIVETGIWVVSDEIYSKILYDDAQHLSIGAVSPAVFDRTIISSGFAKAYAMTGWRIGFLAGPLELIKAASRIQGHSTSNVCTFAQYGAIAACEGPQDCVQTMLDAFSKRRVVMYDALNSIPGLSCPKPDGAFYMFTNISKTGMTSMEFCNALLEQQQVAAIPGVAFGVDDHIRLSYATDLDTIQKGMDRLASFVAPL
- a CDS encoding YccF domain-containing protein, whose protein sequence is MSLLGNIIWLIFGGFVAGLGYILGGMLVCLTIIGIPFGLVAIKLGVATMAPFGREIVVTENAGSMLSMIFNIIWVIVIGWGIALAHLTSGLILAITIIGIPFAMQHFKLIPLALFPFGRELR